The sequence attataaagttctCTACTATTTCAGTAAGAATCTGTTTTTCACTATGCATTTTTTTTAGTGAGCTTGTTCGGTGAAAAATTAGCACGGttttaagtgaaaaaaaatcattgttaCTGGTAGTGAGCCGAATAAGTTAATTTTGAGAGATTGTAGTGATGTTTTAGTCAAGCTAAGCACAGTAGCAGGAACATGGTTATGGAATTAATAAATTGATTGTACCTGCTACCTTTCACAATCTAACTTAACGAGGGACCAAATCATATTCGATTTTGTAGCTGTTAAGATATGATGATATCATGTAATGACAATGTTATTCCACCTACTATGAATTTAAGAATTTAACTTAGTTGTAagctataatttttttgaattttatatatatatatatatatatacagtttGAGCTAAAGTCAATGCGTCTCAATAATGTACATTGTCCCGGGTATTGAACAGATACAGAGCAGTAACAAGTGCATACTACAGAGGAGCGTTAGGAGCCATGTTAGTTTACGACATAACAAAGAGACAAACATTTGATCATGTAGCCAGATGGGTTGAGGAGCTCAGGGCTCACGCGGATAGTTCCATTGTGATCATGTTGATCGGTAACAAAGCTGATCTAGTAGATTCGAGGGCAGTTCCAACTGAAGACGCGGTTGAATTTGCAGAGAGGCAGGGGCTATTTTTCTCTGAGACATCGGCTCTTAGCGGGCACAATGTGGAATCAGCCTTCTTGAAACTTTTGGAAGAAATATTCGACATGGTATCGAGGAAGACTTTGTTGGTGGCTTCTGGTGCTAATGGAAATTACATCAAAGAGACTAGTAATGGATTGCTTAAAGGATTGAAAATTGATGTTATTTCTGGTCCTGATTTAGAAGTTAGTGAGATGAAGAAACTATCTTCTTGCTCTtgctaaatatatttaaacaaaaagatTTGACTATATAATGGTAAGTGTGTCAAAAAATGTGGTTGTATATGGGAAGCTTGTCAACAGGATTATTGCTCCCTATTTTGGCTTTATATGTAGCTAGTGTTTAGATTATATTATATGAGAATGTGGAGTGTGTTGTGATCTATATTTTTGTATGCAATTGATTCTCTAATGTAATGAACTTTAGTTAAATATGTATGTACATGATTTTCTCAAAGTATCGTAACAAAAAAAAGACAGTATAACAGAATATAAAGAAAGagttttaagttatatatatcaTCACGGTAAGAAATATTTAcatcattaaatttttattcgtattttgacaaataaattattttattttcaagattataaatcTCAAAAAGGGAAAACATATTCACACGTATCATTTGCGTGACCATTCAAGGTAGTAATGTGGAAATGAATAGGATCAAATTTTCACAGCATCAAAACATgtgtaaaacaaaaattttagaaagaagagaaaattagaTAAAAGAATATACATTGAGTCAAAATTCTTTACCCAAAATAACTCAATTATCACTTATTACCTTAAATGGTCATTGGTCGATGTTCTTTACAGGCGAAGTTCACTTGGAACAAAAACTCCGTTGCACGAAGCCAACAAGGTATGTTTTCAATCATctgtaaattgtgatacatagTTTACAtcatacattatatatacaCTATTTTTACAATATCAATATATTACATAACATGcgttattataatttgattcttttttatttgcttACATTATATAtccataattatacaatatcaATACGAGCGTTGAACAAAATCTGTGAAATGCATGGATTAGTGCTTAATAATTTTACAATTTCACAAAATGACTTCAATATTTAAGAAGAGACTATCGTAAAATAGAGACGGttatatttcatgttttttaacGAAACTAGTGGCTACATTTGGTTAAATGTGTAAATTTAACCCTACGAACATCAATTGCTTTTTAATGTGTAAATATAAACTCCTTATAAGTTGGAATAATAGAAAACCATTCTACACGGAAAGTTATATTCTACAACTAGCGTAACTACTTAAGAgttttatgatataattagGGACGGCCCCTTAAAATCGTGACTCGTCTAATTCATTTAGGTTTgaacaaattaataaatcactTAATTTATGAAGTCAAGTAGTTTTGATTCAGTCTATTAAAAAAACTAGActaaacatacaaatataatccAAATTAATTCTGAGAAACTTtgtctaaatattttaaaaaagatactccttatattttttatttgaaagatATTTAGTGCTGCAAGTGTAGAGGCGTGGGAGAAAAAAAGGGCGAAGAAAAAATAGTGATTTGGTAATTGTTAGGCAGAAGAAGAATTCAATATGATTTGACCACTCAACAATAATCACATCAAATATCCAACCTAATTACTATCGTTAAGTACTCCTCCAGTAATTCCAACTTCCAAGTCACATAATACGTAATTAAAACGTATTAtatgtttcaattttatttatcaagtTATTAATCTCACCTTTTCTTGAGTG comes from Solanum pennellii chromosome 1, SPENNV200 and encodes:
- the LOC107012473 gene encoding ras-related protein RABA3, translating into MNQEMSGFEDQMKRVNGVHHNEDKIDYVFKVVVIGDSAVGKTQVLSRFAKNEFCFDSKSTIGVEFQTRTVSIQSKVVKAQIWDTAGQERYRAVTSAYYRGALGAMLVYDITKRQTFDHVARWVEELRAHADSSIVIMLIGNKADLVDSRAVPTEDAVEFAERQGLFFSETSALSGHNVESAFLKLLEEIFDMVSRKTLLVASGANGNYIKETSNGLLKGLKIDVISGPDLEVSEMKKLSSCSC